TTCCTGCCAATTTCCGTCCGGGATTATTACAACCCAAACCAACAGAGAAAAACAAAGAGCGTACCCTGCTGGACAAGCACTTGCAGGATTATATGGCCAAGAATACTTTTGATTATTTTATCCATAAGGATCTGGGAGGCTTCCTGAACAGGGAACTGGATTTCTATATCAAAAACGAAGTACTGGAGATCGACGATATCAACCTGGATGTACCCCAAAGCTTCGAGCGGCAGCTGCGCATCGTCAAGGCCCTGAAGACCATCGCCAGAAAGCTGATCGCACTGATGGCCCAGCTGGAGGATTTCCAGAAAAAGCTCTGGCTGAAAAAGAAGCTGGTCATACAGTCAGATTACTGCATTACCTTGGACAGAGTGCCGGAGGAGCTATATCCCGATATGCTAAAGAATCAGGCACAGATCCGGGAATGGGATAAGCTCTTTGCCATTTCCGATATCAAGAAGGAAAAGGGCGGGGATATGTTCACGGCAGATACCATTGCCTATACAGAAGTATTTGATCAAGATGGAAAGCTGCTTTCCGGTGCGGAGAGCAAAGGTTTGGAATTCCTGAAGGCCAATCCCTTTTTGGTCCTCGATACCCAGTTTTTTGGCAAGGAATGGAAATACAAGCTTTTGGCAAGTATCTCGGATATTGATGGGCAATGTGATGGCTTGATGATCAATTCTGAGAATTTTCAGGCGTTGAGGTTTCTTGAAAACAAGAGCTCCCAGCAAATCGACGGTATTTACATTGATCCTCCATATAATACAAGTGCTTCTGAAATCTTATACAAAAATTCATATAAACACTCCTCTTGGCTTTCATTAATTGACTCAAGAATAAGTCTTTCAAAGGTATTTTTAAAAGGTCATGGTATATTTTGTTTAACTATAGACGACGTTGAGTTTAATTTTGTTAAAACATTATTGGGACAAGCCTTTGATGAAAATAATTTCTTGGGAGTGATTTCAATTCGCAATAATCCGTCTGGAAGATCAACTTTAAATGGTGTTTCAATTGCGCATGAATATGCGATTATATATGGTAATTCAGATAAAGCACAAATTGGCAGGTTACAAAGAAATCAAAAGCAACTTGATAGGTATAGCGAATTAGACGCAAAAGGTAATTATGAATGGGTGAATTTTAGGAAACATGGAGGAACAAGAACAGAATCACCTAAAATGTTTTATCCTATCTTATTAGAAGAAGATTCTTTTAGAATACCAAAAATCGAATGGAAAGAAAAAGGGAATTTTTGGGAAATTATTGAAAGCTTAACTGAGGATCAAAAAACAAGAATTTTATATCCCATAGATGATAATGGCCAAGAGAGAAGATGGAAGTGGAGTCTTGAAAGATTTATTGCAAATCCTGATGAGTTTTCAATAAGAAATGATAGAAATGGTCGTAAAGCAATTTACTTGAAGGCCAGAATAAATGATCAAGGCATTCTACCTTTAACTTGGTGGGAAGATAAAAAATATTCAGCCACAGCTTATGGTACAAACCTATTGAAGAATATTTTTGGAGAGCTAAATAGCTTTTCATATCCAAAATCAATTCATGCCGTTGAAGATTCGATTAGAGTCTTAAGTAATGGCAATGATGGGAAGTTTTTAGATTATTTTTCTGGTTCTGGAACTACTGGTCATGCAGTAATTAATTTGAATAGAGAAGATGGTGGTTCTCGTAAATACATCCTCGTGGAAATGGGTGAATACTTTAATACCGTTACCAAACCCAGAATACAAAAAGTCATCTATTCGGAAGATTGGAAAGATGGGAAGCCTGTCAGCAGAAAGGGCAGTTCGCATTGTTTCAAATACCTCCGCTTGGAAAGTTACGAAGACACGCTGAACAACCTGGAGCTGAAGCGCAGCTCGGGACAGCAGAGCCTTTTGGGCAGTTCGCATTTTGGGGAGGAGTACCTCTTGCACTATATGCTGGAGACAGAGTCCCGTGAAAGTTTGCTGAACCTGGAGCAGTTCAAGCGACCCTTTGGCTATACCCTCAAAGTAACCGAGAACAACGAGCTGAAGGAACAGGAAGTGGATCTGGTGGAGACCTTCAATTACCTGATCGGTCTCGTGGTACAGAGCATGGAGATCATCCGTGACTGTGTGGTCGTACAGGGGCATAACCTGGCAGGGGAGAAAATCCTTGTGATCTGGAGAGATGTGGACAAGACCGATAATGCCGCCCTGAATACCTTCTTCCGCAAGCTCGATATCAATACCCGCGATTCAGAGTTCAAGCGCATCTATGTCAATGGAGACAATAACCTCGAAAATATCCGAACCGATGATGAACAGTGGAAAGTGATGCTGATTGAGGAGGAGTTTCACAGGAGGATGTTTGAGGAGTAGCATAGCTAATCCAAGAACGAACTTTTCCAAAGTTTCGAACTTTGGAAAAGTTTACGCTGAATATTTTGTTCATTTATTTTATTTGTTCACGTAACGT
This Cecembia calidifontis DNA region includes the following protein-coding sequences:
- a CDS encoding site-specific DNA-methyltransferase, encoding MTEQYKKLKETLAEIFQLDQADLDFGIYRIMNQKRDEINAFLDKKLLEDVKEALAQSTSQDTSSQREELDNLIKTLKSAGINPDENDKVNELKAQYQSAGSPEALVNEVFSHLTNFFRRYYHQGDFISQRRYKKDVYAIPYEGEEVKLYWANHDQYYIKTGENFKNYSFNLPDGLKVSFVLRDASTDQNNNKTQQGKERRFKLVEEDIFSFENEAGEMLSASQAMEAKHLKIWFTYEPEDKKVKQDDLRQAAAKTIKGLVPANFRPGLLQPKPTEKNKERTLLDKHLQDYMAKNTFDYFIHKDLGGFLNRELDFYIKNEVLEIDDINLDVPQSFERQLRIVKALKTIARKLIALMAQLEDFQKKLWLKKKLVIQSDYCITLDRVPEELYPDMLKNQAQIREWDKLFAISDIKKEKGGDMFTADTIAYTEVFDQDGKLLSGAESKGLEFLKANPFLVLDTQFFGKEWKYKLLASISDIDGQCDGLMINSENFQALRFLENKSSQQIDGIYIDPPYNTSASEILYKNSYKHSSWLSLIDSRISLSKVFLKGHGIFCLTIDDVEFNFVKTLLGQAFDENNFLGVISIRNNPSGRSTLNGVSIAHEYAIIYGNSDKAQIGRLQRNQKQLDRYSELDAKGNYEWVNFRKHGGTRTESPKMFYPILLEEDSFRIPKIEWKEKGNFWEIIESLTEDQKTRILYPIDDNGQERRWKWSLERFIANPDEFSIRNDRNGRKAIYLKARINDQGILPLTWWEDKKYSATAYGTNLLKNIFGELNSFSYPKSIHAVEDSIRVLSNGNDGKFLDYFSGSGTTGHAVINLNREDGGSRKYILVEMGEYFNTVTKPRIQKVIYSEDWKDGKPVSRKGSSHCFKYLRLESYEDTLNNLELKRSSGQQSLLGSSHFGEEYLLHYMLETESRESLLNLEQFKRPFGYTLKVTENNELKEQEVDLVETFNYLIGLVVQSMEIIRDCVVVQGHNLAGEKILVIWRDVDKTDNAALNTFFRKLDINTRDSEFKRIYVNGDNNLENIRTDDEQWKVMLIEEEFHRRMFEE